A window from Bombus fervidus isolate BK054 chromosome 12, iyBomFerv1, whole genome shotgun sequence encodes these proteins:
- the LOC139993109 gene encoding venom protease isoform X2 has product MMGAARSCQWLLIGIVLIVSSNRATSQTEISGSSLSKPKTIFSSSHIEPRSNNGNRTDLILNSPRRRRYVRFPSGPAGYLFEGGGPPIGRNIGVPPGVRFPSWRQHKSLWRNPISEYNRPVMGHRTPRLIFRDNDIPPPVGGGASFFQQSNHLPDFEDEIRDHRKQTLDDYPRLESGCGIPVSKQTAQRRIVGGDDAGFGSFPWQAYIRIGSSRCGGTLVNRFHVVTAGHCVAKASARQVQVTLGDYVVNSASETLPAYTFGVREIRVHPYFKFTPQADRFDVAVLRLDRPVHYMPHIAPICLPEKNEDFLGQYGWAAGWGALQAGSRLRPKTLQAVDVPVIDNRICERWHRSNGINVVIYDEMMCAGYRGGGKDSCQGDSGGPLMLEKTGRWYLIGIVSAGYSCAQPGQPGIYHRVAKTVDWITYVINS; this is encoded by the exons ATGATGGGTGCAGCGAGATCGTGCCAATGGTTGCTCATAGGAATAGTCCTCATCGTATCCTCGAATCGTGCCACCAGTCAAACAGAGATCTCAGGATCGAGTCTTAGCAAGCCAAAGACGATCTTCAGTTCCAGTCACATTGAACCGCGAAGCAACAATGGGAATCGTACAGACTTAATTCTGAATTCGCCTCGCAGACGTCGATATGTTAGATTTCCAAGTGGTCCAGCCGGGTATCTTTTCGAGGGTGGTGGACCTCCTATAGGGAGGAACATCGGTGTGCCTCCTGGAGTTCGTTTTCCATCCTGGAGGCAGCACAAGTCGCTGTGGAGAAATCCTATTTCCGAGTACAACAGACCCGTGATGGGTCATCGAACTCCACGATTGATCTTCCGTGACAACGACATCCCACCCCCGGTGGGTGGCGGCGCATCGTTTTTCCAACAGTCTAACCACTTGCCAGATTTTGAGGACGAGATCAGAG ATCATCGAAAGCAAACCCTCGACGATTACCCTAGGTTAGAATCAG GCTGCGGGATTCCCGTCTCGAAGCAAACCGCGCAAAGAAGAATCGTCGGAGGCGACGACGCAGGATTCGGCAGTTTTCCATGGCAG GCGTATATACGAATCGGGTCCAGTCGATGCGGCGGCACTCTCGTTAATCGATTCCACGTCGTCACTGCTGGTCACTGTGTAGCCAA GGCATCAGCTCGTCAAGTTCAAGTCACTCTAGGTGATTACGTAGTAAATTCCGCTAGCGAGACGTTACCAGCTTACACCTTCGGTGTCAGAGAGATTCGCGTTCATCCTTACTTCAAGTTCACTCCTCAAGCTGACAG GTTCGACGTGGCTGTTCTACGATTAGATCGACCGGTTCATTACATGCCTCACATAGCGCCGATCTGTTTGCCCGAGAAAAACGAGGACTTTCTAGGACAGTATGGATGGGCTGCTGGATGGGGAGCGTTGCAGGCTG GATCGAGGTTACGCCCCAAGACACTACAGGCAGTAGACGTACCTGTGATAGACAATCGAATCTGTGAGAGATGGCATCGGTCCAATGGGATTAACGTTGTGATTTATGACGAGATGATGTGTGCTGGGTACCGTGGAGGTGGCAAGGACTCCTGCCAA GGTGACAGTGGTGGTCCACTGATGTTGGAGAAAACAGGACGATGGTACCTAATAGGTATCGTTTCAGCGGGTTACTCGTGTGCTCAGCCAGGCCAGCCAGGAATCTATCATCGGGTAGCTAAAACGGTCGACTGGATAACCTACGTTATCAATTCGTAG
- the LOC139993109 gene encoding serine protease filzig isoform X1 gives MMGAARSCQWLLIGIVLIVSSNRATSQTEISGSSLSKPKTIFSSSHIEPRSNNGNRTDLILNSPRRRRYVRFPSGPAGYLFEGGGPPIGRNIGVPPGVRFPSWRQHKSLWRNPISEYNRPVMGHRTPRLIFRDNDIPPPVGGGASFFQQSNHLPDFEDEIRDHRKQTLDDYPRLESEPRQQKRPLWKGDDTLCADGRSCEFFLMCWMSAGLLDGSCGGIMYACCQRKEPKGSSDYNLIEAPRDQSQPLPLDTYTETANDDRCGIPVSKQTAQRRIVGGDDAGFGSFPWQAYIRIGSSRCGGTLVNRFHVVTAGHCVAKASARQVQVTLGDYVVNSASETLPAYTFGVREIRVHPYFKFTPQADRFDVAVLRLDRPVHYMPHIAPICLPEKNEDFLGQYGWAAGWGALQAGSRLRPKTLQAVDVPVIDNRICERWHRSNGINVVIYDEMMCAGYRGGGKDSCQGDSGGPLMLEKTGRWYLIGIVSAGYSCAQPGQPGIYHRVAKTVDWITYVINS, from the exons ATGATGGGTGCAGCGAGATCGTGCCAATGGTTGCTCATAGGAATAGTCCTCATCGTATCCTCGAATCGTGCCACCAGTCAAACAGAGATCTCAGGATCGAGTCTTAGCAAGCCAAAGACGATCTTCAGTTCCAGTCACATTGAACCGCGAAGCAACAATGGGAATCGTACAGACTTAATTCTGAATTCGCCTCGCAGACGTCGATATGTTAGATTTCCAAGTGGTCCAGCCGGGTATCTTTTCGAGGGTGGTGGACCTCCTATAGGGAGGAACATCGGTGTGCCTCCTGGAGTTCGTTTTCCATCCTGGAGGCAGCACAAGTCGCTGTGGAGAAATCCTATTTCCGAGTACAACAGACCCGTGATGGGTCATCGAACTCCACGATTGATCTTCCGTGACAACGACATCCCACCCCCGGTGGGTGGCGGCGCATCGTTTTTCCAACAGTCTAACCACTTGCCAGATTTTGAGGACGAGATCAGAG ATCATCGAAAGCAAACCCTCGACGATTACCCTAGGTTAGAATCAG AGCCGCGTCAACAAAAAAGACCGCTGTGGAAGGGTGACGATACGTTGTGCGCTGACGGACGAAGCTGCGAATTTTTTCTAATGTGCTGGATGTCCGCTGGCCTTTTGGACGGCAGTTGCGGTGGCATCATGTACGCTTGTTGTCAGCGGAAAGAACCGAAAGGTAGCTCTGATTATAACCTGATTGAGGCACCTAGAGATCAATCTCAGCCGCTTCCGTTGGATACTTACACGGAGACCGCCAATGATGATC GCTGCGGGATTCCCGTCTCGAAGCAAACCGCGCAAAGAAGAATCGTCGGAGGCGACGACGCAGGATTCGGCAGTTTTCCATGGCAG GCGTATATACGAATCGGGTCCAGTCGATGCGGCGGCACTCTCGTTAATCGATTCCACGTCGTCACTGCTGGTCACTGTGTAGCCAA GGCATCAGCTCGTCAAGTTCAAGTCACTCTAGGTGATTACGTAGTAAATTCCGCTAGCGAGACGTTACCAGCTTACACCTTCGGTGTCAGAGAGATTCGCGTTCATCCTTACTTCAAGTTCACTCCTCAAGCTGACAG GTTCGACGTGGCTGTTCTACGATTAGATCGACCGGTTCATTACATGCCTCACATAGCGCCGATCTGTTTGCCCGAGAAAAACGAGGACTTTCTAGGACAGTATGGATGGGCTGCTGGATGGGGAGCGTTGCAGGCTG GATCGAGGTTACGCCCCAAGACACTACAGGCAGTAGACGTACCTGTGATAGACAATCGAATCTGTGAGAGATGGCATCGGTCCAATGGGATTAACGTTGTGATTTATGACGAGATGATGTGTGCTGGGTACCGTGGAGGTGGCAAGGACTCCTGCCAA GGTGACAGTGGTGGTCCACTGATGTTGGAGAAAACAGGACGATGGTACCTAATAGGTATCGTTTCAGCGGGTTACTCGTGTGCTCAGCCAGGCCAGCCAGGAATCTATCATCGGGTAGCTAAAACGGTCGACTGGATAACCTACGTTATCAATTCGTAG